The following is a genomic window from Neodiprion virginianus isolate iyNeoVirg1 chromosome 1, iyNeoVirg1.1, whole genome shotgun sequence.
tggaacattttttttctcagcattaaaatgaaaaagtatacCAAGTATTAAGGTTTAAATTAGAAAGTCAACAGCATTTCTTGAGTCATTATTTGAATACTCACTTTGAAGGggatttgtttttctatatCAACAGTTACGTGTAATTGTCCTGTAAAATAACTCTGTCCTAAGCGCCATAAGTCTGGTAATTGCTCTGTGACCACATCACAAATAGCTTCAACACATAGAACCTGTGGCGGAACATTATTTTCCTCGTTTTGTTGCATTCTCAATTGTTTGACCGAGGTTGGCGTTAAGCCGTTTGACTTTGGGGTTTTACTCGAATCATCACCACCAGCGTTTTCAGATTCTAAATACTCGTTTATACAAGCTGTCACGcttttttctaaataatgAGCATGTGATGCTGAAATACAAACATACACCATTGCAGTACATCACAAAGAATTTCAACCTGTATAGAATACTAATGTACTTGACTGACCCGTGATGCCCTGGTTCATGAACTTTCCTATTGAAATTTCACATATATTTAATAGTGCATACCTATCGCATCCCATGCTGGATCACCTTCAGCTGCGaggtttactaaatttcttATGATCTTTTTCTGCTCATCCAAAGTGACCGGCatttcttctaatttttttcggaGCACAGTTCTAAGTTTTCCAATTCTAACTTCAATTTCGtttaatacttttttaaaaacttcCAACTCAGTATTACCAAATAGATTCTTCACTCTGGCATAATCATTGATTACCAACTCATAATTCCCTCCCTTTATATTCTTTTCAATGTTTACTGGCATACAGAACAAAAATCGGTAGCGTTGCATCAAAGATAAGGCATTCCTTGTCGCATCCGCTTTATCTCTTCGAGCCAAGACATCATGAAATAGTTTGTCAGCTTCAGCCATTGAATCTTTGATAGctttttcaagtttcgctGTTGGATCTTTGCCATTTTTTTGAACATCTGACTCAAACTGTTCCTTCAGTAGCATAATTGTATCTAATTGCTCCATCACCGAACCAACATTCgcctataaataaataaaaagatcAACAAATTACTTGttggagaagaaaattaaacaaaagtGTAAATCAGAAGATCGAATGTTGAACGAATCAAAAAGTATCTGTGTGATGTGAAATTGTCCTGTTTCACCTTGAGAAAAGATAATTGGCCCTCTTTCTGTGAGTGAACTTTGCGTCTGAGATAAGCTAATCCTGCTTTAAGATCATCTAGGGTGGTAGCATGATGATGTTGTAATAAAAACCAGCCTGGGTGAAACTTCTCACTGGCCAATTCACCGCTACCATCGCCAAATAGCTCAATTAATTCATCCTCAGGAAATTTCTTACTGAAAACAATATATTCTGATTAGATCTTGCTTCGTTACTATTGCAGTAATCTTCAATGCAGAACATTTCCTAACTCATTTCCTTCGACGCTGAGTCCTAACGGATCCTCTTGCTGATAATTAGTAGGTGACAGAGCTCGTCTTCCCCATACCAAGCTCTGCATTGGTGCTTCTTCAACCCATACAGCAGATTCTTTCATGGGTCCAATGGTTTCGTGGTAGCCACGAAATTGGACGGTCGAAGTACCCTGGCCTCCATTTCTTGTTGTGACTATAATATCACCTCGCCCTTTACCTGGTCCAGAGCGGGCGATGATTTTGTTTGGGGACTTCCATTCAGCTGACAAAAGACACTCGCATCCGCAGATGGTCAAACCTGTAATAGGatgattttttgg
Proteins encoded in this region:
- the LOC124307820 gene encoding exocyst complex component 2 isoform X2, which translates into the protein MGPPPVVTGISPKEGPPGTRVTLRGEFLGAKAQDLIGLTICGCECLLSAEWKSPNKIIARSGPGKGRGDIIVTTRNGGQGTSTVQFRGYHETIGPMKESAVWVEEAPMQSLVWGRRALSPTNYQQEDPLGLSVEGNDKKFPEDELIELFGDGSGELASEKFHPGWFLLQHHHATTLDDLKAGLAYLRRKVHSQKEGQLSFLKANVGSVMEQLDTIMLLKEQFESDVQKNGKDPTAKLEKAIKDSMAEADKLFHDVLARRDKADATRNALSLMQRYRFLFCMPVNIEKNIKGGNYELVINDYARVKNLFGNTELEVFKKVLNEIEVRIGKLRTVLRKKLEEMPVTLDEQKKIIRNLVNLAAEGDPAWDAIASHAHYLEKSVTACINEYLESENAGGDDSSKTPKSNGLTPTSVKQLRMQQNEENNVPPQVLCVEAICDVVTEQLPDLWRLGQSYFTGQLHVTVDIEKQIPFKSLVLSSMQHAVDAMKTACGTNLDASWLLHNLRCIRQTYASLIHLDLPSEALDIFGKYLFDLRLQCLVALFKQTADKITALHRKETWKIEYLNEHGGVTRLPGLFEEMVLEVSKLARETVIACGPRELPLLAHTSHQTLFHNAVKTLFTAFAKCLQQLAFSGSEEAMDDDESSVSQLIGSPVGYRTRDKQQGPTWEQCLLISLSNIRYTLNTIIPHVNDALKQHGYPPLSLTMSSNTDWTQLDTLDSAVLDAYLERRCDPLVGTIEPSMYLGGLEWHLDIEPSHVRPYVQEALTNLIAVHAEL